One Clarias gariepinus isolate MV-2021 ecotype Netherlands chromosome 18, CGAR_prim_01v2, whole genome shotgun sequence genomic window carries:
- the inab gene encoding internexin neuronal intermediate filament protein, alpha b, producing MSYGSEVYSSSSYRKIFGDSPRFSASPSKMSAPRSGYRSVSLSRTTGSNLGSYKRTGRTGYSPVGMDTFDFAQSTAMSNELKIIRTNEKEQMQGLNDRFATFIEKVRHVEQQNKALETELAAMRQRHAEPSRLADLYQQEIRELRAQLEQVCAERERAALERDAAEDELQKAHERCEEEARRRDEAERTLQAFRKDVDDASLARLDLERKVESLLDEIGFLRKVHDEEVAELNSVIQASQVSVELEVTKPDLTSALKEIRAQYESLASKNLQSAEEWYRSKFADLNEQASRSNEAIRATREEVNEFRRQLQSKTIEIESLRGTNESLEKQIHEMEDRHNLEVIGLQDAVGELENELRTTKSEMARHLREYQDLLNVKMALDIEIAAYRKLLEGEETRLSTGITYPLSGSLSSTQGYNYQSRIYTSSPKATKKEKGDDEIKPSAGSDNSVPKKGEKQDSGDADVTSKN from the exons GAGATTCTCCGCGTTTCTCCGCGTCTCCGTCCAAAATGAGTGCCCCTCGAAGCGGGTACCGGTCCGTGTCCCTGTCCAGGACCACCGGCTCGAACCTGGGCTCGTACAAGCGCACCGGGCGCACCGGCTACTCTCCGGTGGGGATGGACACGTTTGACTTCGCGCAGAGCACCGCGATGAGCAACGAGCTCAAGATCATCCGCACGAACGAGAAGGAGCAGATGCAGGGCTTGAACGACCGCTTCGCGACGTTCATCGAGAAAGTGCGCCACGTGGAGCAGCAAAACAAGGCGCTGGAGACCGAGCTGGCGGCGATGCGTCAGCGTCACGCGGAGCCCTCGCGCCTCGCCGACCTCTACCAGCAGGAGATCCGCGAGCTGCGCGCGCAGCTGGAGCAGGTGTGCGCCGAGCGCGAGCGCGCCGCGCTGGAGCGCGACGCCGCCGAGGACGAGTTGCAGAAGGCGCACGAGCGGTGCGAGGAAGAGGCGCGCCGGCGCGACGAGGCCGAGCGCACGCTGCAGGCTTTCCGCAAAGACGTGGACGACGCGTCCCTGGCTCGCCTCGACCTGGAGAGGAAGGTCGAGTCCCTGCTGGACGAGATCGGCTTCCTGCGCAAGGTGCACGACGAAGAGGTGGCCGAGCTCAACAGCGTCATCCAGGCGTCCCAGGTGTCCGTGGAGCTCGAGGTGACCAAGCCCGACCTGACCTCGGCTCTCAAGGAGATCCGCGCGCAGTATGAGTCTCTCGCCTCTAAAAACCTGCAGTCCGCCGAGGAGTGGTACCGCTCCAAGTTCGCGGATCTGAACGAGCAGGCGAGCCGCAGCAACGAGGCGATCCGCGCGACTCGCGAAGAGGTCAACGAGTTCAGGCGCCAGCTGCAGTCCAAGACCATCGAGATCGAGAGCCTGCGCGGCACCAACGAGTCTCTGGAGAAGCAGATCCACGAGATGGAGGACCGCCACAACCTCGAGGTCATCGGCCTTCAG GATGCAGTTGGCGAGCTGGAAAATGAGCTAAGGACCACTAAGAGTGAGATGGCTCGTCACTTGAGGGAATACCAGGACCTTTTGAATGTCAAGATGGCCCTGGATATTGAGATTGCTGCTTACAG GAAACTTCTGGAAGGGGAGGAGACCCGTCTGAGCACTGGCATCACCTACCCTCTTTCAGGCTCTCTCTCCAGCACTCAGGGTTACAACTACCAGAGCCGTATCTACACTAGCTCTCCTAAAGCCACCAAAAAGGAGAAAGGAGATGATGAAATCAAACCAAGTGCTGGGTCTGACAACTCTGTCCCCAAGAAGGGTGAAAAGCAAGATTCTGGAGATGCTGATGTCACTTCGAAGAACTAA